The Strix aluco isolate bStrAlu1 chromosome 1, bStrAlu1.hap1, whole genome shotgun sequence genome has a window encoding:
- the ZNF622 gene encoding cytoplasmic 60S subunit biogenesis factor ZNF622 isoform X2 codes for MATYTCITCRVAFKDADIQRAHYKTDWHRYNLKRKVADMPPVTAENFQERVLAQRAVAEEQNKITATYCTVCSKRFSTFNAYENHLKSKKHLELEKKAVQAVSKKVKILNEKNLEKGLAPESVDKDEMNTAIQQAIRAQPSSSPKKTPLPPSNAGSSPVSTRSTSLSQSRERLEKPPRLQWFEQQAKKLAKQQAEEEEDMEEDWEDMDSDEDIGSEEEMESVGEEEEQAEAESTPAVGAIPVTDCLFCPHHSRSLTKNVAHMTKAHSFFIPDIEYLVDLRGLIKYLGEKVGVGKICIWCNEKGKSFYSTEAVQAHMNDKSHCKLFTDGDAALEFADFYDFRSSYPDHKDGEDVEVPGERPAERELDYDDDTMELILPSGARVGHRSLMRYYKQRFGLSRTVAVAKNKKAVGRVLQQYRALGWTSQTGAVFAQKRDMQYLQRMKSKWMLKTGMSNNATKQMHFRAQVRF; via the exons ATGGCAACCTACACTTGTATCACTTGCCGTGTGGCTTTCAAGGATGCTGACATTCAGCGTGCCCATTACAAAACTGACTGGCACAGGTACAACCTGAAGCGTAAGGTTGCTGACATGCCTCCTGTCACTGCTGAGAACTTCCAGGAGAGAGTCCTAGCCCAGAGAGCAGTAGCAGAGGAGCAGAATAAAATCACTGCCACTTACTGCACAGTTTGCAGCAAGAGATTCTCCACCTTCAATGCCTATGAGAATCACTTGAAGTCCAAGAAGCACCTGGAGTTGGAGAAGAAAGCTGTTCAAGCTGTCAGCAAGAAGgtgaaaatattaaatgagaaaaacCTGGAAAAGGGGCTGGCCCCAGAGAGTGTAGACAAAGATGAAATGAACACAGCTATTCAGCAAGCCATCAGAGCTCAGCCGTCTTCATCTCCAAAGAAGACACCTTTACCTCCTAGTAATGCAGGTAGCTCTCCGGTTTCTACGAGAAGCACCAGCTTATCACAGAGTAGAGAACGATTGGAAAAGCCTCCACGGCTACAGTGGTTTGAACAGCAGGCAAAGAAGCTGGCCAAACAacaagcagaggaagaggaggatatGGAAGAAG ATTGGGAAGATATGGATTCTGATGAAGACATCGGCTCTGAAGAAGAGATGGAAAGTgtaggagaagaggaggagcaggcagAAGCTGAAAGCACTCCGGCTGTGGGGGCCATACCAGTCACAGACTGCTTGTTCTGTCCCCACCATTCAAGATCACTCACGAAAAATGTGGCCCATATGACAAAAGCTCACAGTTTCTTCATTCCAGACATAGAGTACCTTGTGGATCTCAGAGGATTAATCAAGTACCTGG GAGAGAAAGTTGGCGTTGGGAAAATCTGCATTTGGTGCAACGAAAAAGGGAAATCCTTCTACTCTACAGAAGCAGTACAGGCTCACATGAATGATAAAAGCCACTGCAAACTCTTCACAGATGGAGATGCTGCCCTGGAATTTGCTGACTTCTATGATTTTAG GAGCAGTTACCCTGATCACAAGGATGGGGAAGATGTGGAGGTGCCTGGAGAGCGCCCTGCGGAGAGAGAGCTGGATTATGATGATGACACCATGGAGCTGATCCTTCCTTCAG GTGCAAGAGTGGGTCATCGTTCTTTAATGAGATACTACAAGCAACGGTTTGGTCTGTCAAGAACGGTGGCTGTtgcaaaaaataagaaagcagtgGGTCGGGTGTTGCAGCAGTACAGAGCTTTGGGCTGGACAAGTCAGACAG GGGCAGTCTTTGCTCAGAAGCGTGATATGCAGTACCTGCAGAGGATGAAGTCAAAGTGGATGCTCAAGACAGGAATGAGTAACAATGCAACAAAGCAGATGCATTTCCGGGCCCAAGTCAGATTCTGA
- the ZNF622 gene encoding cytoplasmic 60S subunit biogenesis factor ZNF622 isoform X1, translating into MLPYMGAVTMLCLEFFCGCYLPLLAQLLFFSHFLVMATYTCITCRVAFKDADIQRAHYKTDWHRYNLKRKVADMPPVTAENFQERVLAQRAVAEEQNKITATYCTVCSKRFSTFNAYENHLKSKKHLELEKKAVQAVSKKVKILNEKNLEKGLAPESVDKDEMNTAIQQAIRAQPSSSPKKTPLPPSNAGSSPVSTRSTSLSQSRERLEKPPRLQWFEQQAKKLAKQQAEEEEDMEEDWEDMDSDEDIGSEEEMESVGEEEEQAEAESTPAVGAIPVTDCLFCPHHSRSLTKNVAHMTKAHSFFIPDIEYLVDLRGLIKYLGEKVGVGKICIWCNEKGKSFYSTEAVQAHMNDKSHCKLFTDGDAALEFADFYDFRSSYPDHKDGEDVEVPGERPAERELDYDDDTMELILPSGARVGHRSLMRYYKQRFGLSRTVAVAKNKKAVGRVLQQYRALGWTSQTGAVFAQKRDMQYLQRMKSKWMLKTGMSNNATKQMHFRAQVRF; encoded by the exons ATGCTGCCTTACATGGGTGCTGTCACGATGTtgtgtttggagtttttttgtggCTGTTACTTACCTTTGTTAGCACAGTTATTATTTTTCTCCCACTTTCTAGTAATGGCAACCTACACTTGTATCACTTGCCGTGTGGCTTTCAAGGATGCTGACATTCAGCGTGCCCATTACAAAACTGACTGGCACAGGTACAACCTGAAGCGTAAGGTTGCTGACATGCCTCCTGTCACTGCTGAGAACTTCCAGGAGAGAGTCCTAGCCCAGAGAGCAGTAGCAGAGGAGCAGAATAAAATCACTGCCACTTACTGCACAGTTTGCAGCAAGAGATTCTCCACCTTCAATGCCTATGAGAATCACTTGAAGTCCAAGAAGCACCTGGAGTTGGAGAAGAAAGCTGTTCAAGCTGTCAGCAAGAAGgtgaaaatattaaatgagaaaaacCTGGAAAAGGGGCTGGCCCCAGAGAGTGTAGACAAAGATGAAATGAACACAGCTATTCAGCAAGCCATCAGAGCTCAGCCGTCTTCATCTCCAAAGAAGACACCTTTACCTCCTAGTAATGCAGGTAGCTCTCCGGTTTCTACGAGAAGCACCAGCTTATCACAGAGTAGAGAACGATTGGAAAAGCCTCCACGGCTACAGTGGTTTGAACAGCAGGCAAAGAAGCTGGCCAAACAacaagcagaggaagaggaggatatGGAAGAAG ATTGGGAAGATATGGATTCTGATGAAGACATCGGCTCTGAAGAAGAGATGGAAAGTgtaggagaagaggaggagcaggcagAAGCTGAAAGCACTCCGGCTGTGGGGGCCATACCAGTCACAGACTGCTTGTTCTGTCCCCACCATTCAAGATCACTCACGAAAAATGTGGCCCATATGACAAAAGCTCACAGTTTCTTCATTCCAGACATAGAGTACCTTGTGGATCTCAGAGGATTAATCAAGTACCTGG GAGAGAAAGTTGGCGTTGGGAAAATCTGCATTTGGTGCAACGAAAAAGGGAAATCCTTCTACTCTACAGAAGCAGTACAGGCTCACATGAATGATAAAAGCCACTGCAAACTCTTCACAGATGGAGATGCTGCCCTGGAATTTGCTGACTTCTATGATTTTAG GAGCAGTTACCCTGATCACAAGGATGGGGAAGATGTGGAGGTGCCTGGAGAGCGCCCTGCGGAGAGAGAGCTGGATTATGATGATGACACCATGGAGCTGATCCTTCCTTCAG GTGCAAGAGTGGGTCATCGTTCTTTAATGAGATACTACAAGCAACGGTTTGGTCTGTCAAGAACGGTGGCTGTtgcaaaaaataagaaagcagtgGGTCGGGTGTTGCAGCAGTACAGAGCTTTGGGCTGGACAAGTCAGACAG GGGCAGTCTTTGCTCAGAAGCGTGATATGCAGTACCTGCAGAGGATGAAGTCAAAGTGGATGCTCAAGACAGGAATGAGTAACAATGCAACAAAGCAGATGCATTTCCGGGCCCAAGTCAGATTCTGA
- the RETREG1 gene encoding reticulophagy regulator 1 isoform X3, which yields MPDSEDLGQDESWKIINSRQDYRPRINQCISETLMNLFVFLQEMSHFKEQNPGKFCLLVCSICTFFTVLGSYIPGVVLSYVLLLCAFLCPFLKCNEFGQKVCNKIKTVLMKLDFGIVEYINQKKKERSERAKTKPTEDDSELDISALCPKVSPAVVAKELSVSDTDVSEVSWTDNGTFNLSEGYSPQTDTSDDFDRPSDHEEAFARDLSEFPSLENGAGTNDDDDSSIGMPIQQKRKKEQTYFKVDHASRQSKERPSTAGLSLPLTSDQTFNLVSGIAGDVIAAAVSAAIKDQLQSAQQASSHAVPSLSEETDTEEADDFELLDQSELEQIEKELGLSQGQEAESQEKKKSSGFLSNLLGSH from the exons CTGGAAAATCATCAATTCCAGGCAAGACTACAGACCCAGAATAAATCAGTGCATTTCAGAAACACTGatgaatttatttgtatttcttcaagaAATGTCCCACTTCAAGGAACAAAACCCTGGCAAG TTTTGCCTACTAGTCTGCAGCATATGTACATTTTTCACTGTATTGGGAAGTTACATTCCTGGAGTTGTCCTCTCCTATGTCCTGT TATTGTGTGCCTTTTTATGTCCCTTCCTTAAGTGCAATGAATTTGGACAGAAAGTGTGCAACAAAATTAAGACTGTTCTGATGAAACTAGATTTTGGAATAGTGGAATATATCAaccagaagaaaaaggagagatctG aaagagCAAAAACGAAGCCCACAGAAGATGACAGTGAATTAGACATATCAGCTCTGTGTCCTAAG GTTAGTCCTGCAGTTGTTGCCAAAGAGCTGTCAGTGTCTGACACAGATGTATCGGAAGTATCCTGGACCGATAATGGGACCTTTAACTTATCTGAGGGGTATTCTCCACAGACAGACACATCTGATG ATTTTGACCGACCTAGTGATCATGAAGAAGCTTTCGCTAGAGATCTTTCAGAATTTCCTTCTTTAGAAAATGGTGCCGGAACAAATGATGACGATGACTCAAGCATCGGTATGCCCATCCAGCAAAAacgaaaaaaagaacaaacatattTCAAGGTGGATCATGCTTCCAGACAGAGTAAAGAGAGACCATCCACTGCAGGGCTCTCCTTGCCTTTGACCAGTGACCAAACCTTTAATTTAGTGAGTGGAATTGCTGGGGATGTCATCGCAGCTGCAGTGTCTGCTGCCATCAAAGACCAGTTGCAGTCCGCACAGCAAGCTTCCTCACATGCAGTGCCCAGTTTGAGTGAGGAGACAGACACAGAGGAAGCTGATGATTTTGAACTGCTTGACCAGTCTGAGCTTGAGCAGATTGAGAAAGAATTGGGACTTTCACAAGGCCAAGAAGCAGAatcccaggaaaagaaaaaatcttcagGCTTCCTTTCAAATTTGCTTGGAAGTCATTAA
- the RETREG1 gene encoding reticulophagy regulator 1 isoform X4, with protein sequence MNSSWKIINSRQDYRPRINQCISETLMNLFVFLQEMSHFKEQNPGKFCLLVCSICTFFTVLGSYIPGVVLSYVLLLCAFLCPFLKCNEFGQKVCNKIKTVLMKLDFGIVEYINQKKKERSERAKTKPTEDDSELDISALCPKVSPAVVAKELSVSDTDVSEVSWTDNGTFNLSEGYSPQTDTSDDFDRPSDHEEAFARDLSEFPSLENGAGTNDDDDSSIGMPIQQKRKKEQTYFKVDHASRQSKERPSTAGLSLPLTSDQTFNLVSGIAGDVIAAAVSAAIKDQLQSAQQASSHAVPSLSEETDTEEADDFELLDQSELEQIEKELGLSQGQEAESQEKKKSSGFLSNLLGSH encoded by the exons CTGGAAAATCATCAATTCCAGGCAAGACTACAGACCCAGAATAAATCAGTGCATTTCAGAAACACTGatgaatttatttgtatttcttcaagaAATGTCCCACTTCAAGGAACAAAACCCTGGCAAG TTTTGCCTACTAGTCTGCAGCATATGTACATTTTTCACTGTATTGGGAAGTTACATTCCTGGAGTTGTCCTCTCCTATGTCCTGT TATTGTGTGCCTTTTTATGTCCCTTCCTTAAGTGCAATGAATTTGGACAGAAAGTGTGCAACAAAATTAAGACTGTTCTGATGAAACTAGATTTTGGAATAGTGGAATATATCAaccagaagaaaaaggagagatctG aaagagCAAAAACGAAGCCCACAGAAGATGACAGTGAATTAGACATATCAGCTCTGTGTCCTAAG GTTAGTCCTGCAGTTGTTGCCAAAGAGCTGTCAGTGTCTGACACAGATGTATCGGAAGTATCCTGGACCGATAATGGGACCTTTAACTTATCTGAGGGGTATTCTCCACAGACAGACACATCTGATG ATTTTGACCGACCTAGTGATCATGAAGAAGCTTTCGCTAGAGATCTTTCAGAATTTCCTTCTTTAGAAAATGGTGCCGGAACAAATGATGACGATGACTCAAGCATCGGTATGCCCATCCAGCAAAAacgaaaaaaagaacaaacatattTCAAGGTGGATCATGCTTCCAGACAGAGTAAAGAGAGACCATCCACTGCAGGGCTCTCCTTGCCTTTGACCAGTGACCAAACCTTTAATTTAGTGAGTGGAATTGCTGGGGATGTCATCGCAGCTGCAGTGTCTGCTGCCATCAAAGACCAGTTGCAGTCCGCACAGCAAGCTTCCTCACATGCAGTGCCCAGTTTGAGTGAGGAGACAGACACAGAGGAAGCTGATGATTTTGAACTGCTTGACCAGTCTGAGCTTGAGCAGATTGAGAAAGAATTGGGACTTTCACAAGGCCAAGAAGCAGAatcccaggaaaagaaaaaatcttcagGCTTCCTTTCAAATTTGCTTGGAAGTCATTAA